A genome region from Nocardioides cynanchi includes the following:
- the aroC gene encoding chorismate synthase: MLRWLTAGESHGPALVAILEGLPAHVSITTDDIGEALARRRLGRGRGARMKFEQDRVTLLGGVRHGKSQGGPVAIEIANSEWPKWEQVMAADPVDQAELDALARNAPLTRPRPGHADLVGMQKYDFDEARPVLERASARETAARVALGRVASAFLEQAAGVRLVSHVVELGGVRAPVGMVPGPDDVARLDADEVRCLDPEASAAMVAAIDEAHRDGDTLGGVVEVVAHGLPPGLGSHVHWDRRLDSRLAGALMGIQAIKGVEVGDGFEVAATRGSLAHDEIVPTADGIRRTSGRSGGTEGGMSTGEVLRVRAAMKPIATVPRALRTVDVSTGEAAVAHHQRSDVCAVPAAGVVAEAMVALVLADAVLEKFGGDSVGETRRNLDGYLHSLRLR, encoded by the coding sequence ATGCTGCGCTGGCTCACCGCGGGGGAGTCCCACGGCCCTGCCCTGGTCGCCATCCTGGAGGGGCTGCCCGCGCACGTCTCGATCACCACCGACGACATCGGCGAGGCCCTGGCCCGGCGCCGGCTGGGTCGCGGGCGTGGTGCCCGGATGAAGTTCGAGCAGGACCGGGTGACGCTCCTCGGCGGCGTCCGGCACGGGAAGAGCCAGGGCGGCCCGGTGGCGATCGAGATCGCGAACAGCGAGTGGCCCAAGTGGGAGCAGGTGATGGCGGCCGACCCGGTCGACCAGGCCGAGCTCGACGCGCTGGCCCGCAACGCCCCGCTGACCCGGCCCCGGCCGGGCCACGCCGACCTGGTCGGCATGCAGAAGTACGACTTCGACGAGGCCCGGCCGGTGCTGGAGCGGGCCTCGGCCCGCGAGACCGCCGCGCGGGTGGCGCTGGGCCGAGTGGCCTCCGCGTTCCTCGAGCAGGCGGCCGGTGTCCGGCTGGTCTCCCACGTCGTCGAGCTGGGCGGCGTCCGGGCGCCCGTGGGCATGGTCCCGGGGCCGGACGACGTGGCCCGGCTCGACGCCGACGAGGTGCGCTGCCTCGACCCCGAGGCCAGCGCGGCCATGGTGGCGGCGATCGACGAGGCCCACCGGGACGGCGACACCCTCGGCGGGGTCGTCGAGGTGGTGGCGCACGGGCTGCCGCCGGGTCTGGGCTCGCACGTGCACTGGGACCGCCGGCTCGACTCGCGGCTCGCCGGCGCGCTGATGGGCATCCAGGCGATCAAGGGGGTGGAGGTCGGCGACGGCTTCGAGGTCGCCGCCACCCGGGGCAGCCTGGCCCACGACGAGATCGTCCCCACCGCCGACGGCATCCGCCGCACCAGCGGACGCTCGGGCGGCACCGAGGGTGGGATGTCGACCGGTGAGGTCCTGCGGGTCCGGGCGGCGATGAAGCCGATCGCCACCGTGCCGCGGGCCCTGCGCACCGTCGACGTGAGCACCGGCGAGGCGGCGGTGGCCCACCACCAGCGTTCGGACGTGTGCGCCGTGCCGGCCGCCGGCGTCGTCGCCGAGGCGATGGTGGCACTCGTGCTCGCCGATGCCGTGCTCGAGAAGTTCGGTGGCGACTCGGTGGGGGAGACCCGTCGCAACCTCGACGGCTACCTTCACTCGCTGAGGCTTCGATGA
- a CDS encoding shikimate kinase yields the protein MTGASPGPRLVLIGPMGAGKTTVGRLLAERWGVEFRDTDDDIEQVAGASVSDIFVESGEEHFRALERAAVARAVSDHQGVLALGGGAVLAEKSRAALTGLPVVFLRVGLTDAASRVGLGASRPLLLGNVRGTMKALLDERAPLYESLAMASVDTDGLTPDEVADRVEAVLGG from the coding sequence ATGACCGGAGCCTCGCCCGGGCCGCGGCTGGTGCTGATCGGCCCGATGGGTGCCGGCAAGACCACGGTCGGCCGGCTGCTGGCCGAGCGCTGGGGCGTGGAGTTCCGCGACACCGACGACGACATCGAACAGGTCGCCGGCGCCAGCGTCAGCGACATCTTCGTGGAGTCGGGCGAGGAGCACTTCCGGGCCCTCGAGCGGGCGGCCGTCGCGCGCGCGGTCTCCGACCACCAGGGGGTGCTGGCCCTGGGCGGTGGTGCCGTGTTGGCCGAGAAGAGCCGGGCCGCCCTGACCGGACTTCCGGTCGTGTTCTTGCGGGTCGGGCTCACCGATGCGGCGTCCCGGGTCGGGCTCGGCGCCTCGCGCCCGCTGCTGCTCGGCAACGTCCGCGGCACGATGAAGGCGCTGCTCGACGAGCGAGCGCCCCTCTACGAGTCGCTGGCGATGGCGAGCGTCGACACCGACGGGCTCACGCCCGACGAGGTCGCCGACCGGGTCGAGGCGGTGCTGGGTGGCTGA